One window from the genome of Crassostrea angulata isolate pt1a10 chromosome 2, ASM2561291v2, whole genome shotgun sequence encodes:
- the LOC128174688 gene encoding uncharacterized protein LOC128174688 produces the protein MRVNALLDDASTRTYINADVAAELGLHGKLQRITVGVLNDKTESFETMLVEFQIESVDGRTKTKVEALTADKNQKSDNESDKILCKFWEMENFSEPQKKQSFGPEERSAYEKVKDSLKFVDDHYEVAIPWKEEKPDLPCNYDMALQRLENTEKQLMKNPEVTDSYSKTIEQYLEKGYIHKINQDEEKSGKWFLPQFPVIRPDKSTTKTRIVFDASAKH, from the exons ATGAGAGTAAACGCACTGCTGGATGATGCCAGTACACGGACCTACATTAATGCAGATGTTGCAGCAGAATTGGGTTTACATGGCAAACTACAGAGAATTACCGTAGGAGTTCTTAATGACAAAACTGAGTCATTTGAAACTATGCTAGTAGAATTCCAAATAGAGAGTGTTGATGGGAGGACAAAGACTAAAGTGGAAGCCCTAACAGCTGACAAG AATCAGAAAAGTGATAATGAATCGGAcaagattttgtgtaaattcTGGGAGATGGAAAATTTCAGTGAGCCACAGAAGAAACAGTCATTTGGTCCAGAGGAGAGAAGTGCGTATGAAAAAGTGAAAGATTCATTGAAGTTTGTTGATGATCATTATGAAGTAGCTATTCCTTGGAAGGAAGAAAAGCCTGATTTACCATGTAATTACGACATGGCACTACAACGTTTAGAGAACACTGAAAAGCAATTGATGAAGAacccggaagtgacagattctTACTCAAAGACTATTGAACAGTATCTGGAAAAAGGATACATACACAAGATTAACCAGGATGAGGAAAAGTCCGGAAAATGGTTTCTTCCACAATTTCCTGTCATCCGGCCAGATAAGAGCACAACAAAGACACGTATTGTGTTCGACGCATCAGCAAAGCATTGA
- the LOC128174687 gene encoding uncharacterized protein LOC128174687, with protein sequence MKVPQEDRPYQQFLWRDVNTEEKPDVYELSSVVFGINSSPFQAQFVAQTHAETNRETYPMEAETVLKSTYMDDSMDSVSTEEDGVKLYRQLSALWEKAGMYASKWLSNSVGVLQHIPPEDVVPEVDLYDNSLPSVKTLGVLWKAKDDIFTFKASPQEDDFTYTKRNFLRKIAMLFDPLGFLGPYTIRAKVLLQEMWTAGLDWDDVLSEDLILKAEKWFRELTELSLIEVPRCLRLSNGGIISTYLHTFVDASQDAYGAVVYQRCIYDDGSVSVRFVTAKSKVAPLTAVSIPRLELVGAVLGLRLTLSVTSALEMDSDQCTFWTDSMNVLCWIKAQSRSFKPFVANRIGDIQSASNPKQWHHVPTEINPADMISRGVMVSQLQKDSVWWSGPHFLTLDDSQWPNQKVEKQDSDKERS encoded by the coding sequence ATGAAGGTTCCACAGGAAGATAGACCTTATCAACAATTTCTCTGGCGTGACGTTAATACGGAAGAGAAACCAGATGTGTACGAATTAAGCAGTGTTGTGTTTGGAATAAATTCGTCGCCATTTCAAGCACAGTTTGTAGCACAGACCCATGCTGAGACAAACAGAGAAACTTACCCTATGGAAGCAGAGACTGTTTTGAAATCCACCTACATGGACGATAGTATGGATTCAGTATCTACCGAGGAAGATGGAGTCAAACTCTACAGGCAGCTATCAGCATTGTGGGAAAAGGCCGGCATGTATGCCAGTAAGTGGCTATCAAACTCAGTGGGTGTACTGCAGCATATCCCACCAGAAGATGTTGTTCCCGAAGTTGACCTGTATGACAACAGCTTGCCATCCGTAAAAACCCTTGGTGTGCTATGGAAGGCCAAAGATGACATCTTCACATTCAAAGCAAGTCCACAAGAGGATGATTTTACTTACACAAAGCGGAACTTTCTACGGAAAATCGCAATGCTGTTTGACCCTTTGGGATTCCTAGGACCGTACACAATAAGAGCTAAAGTTCTTTTGCAAGAAATGTGGACTGCAGGTCTTGACTGGGATGATGTGTTGAGTGAAGACCTCATACTGAAAGCTGAGAAGTGGTTTAGAGAATTGACTGAGCTATCGCTTATTGAAGTACCGAGATGTCTGCGTCTATCTAATGGTGGGATTATATCGACTTACCTTCATACCTTTGTTGATGCTTCCCAGGACGCGTATGGAGCTGTAGTTTACCAGAGGTGTATCTATGACGATGGAAGTGTATCAGTCAGATTCGTGACAGCAAAATCCAAAGTAGCACCACTTACCGCAGTCAGCATACCTAGACTGGAATTGGTGGGTGCAGTATTGGGATTAAGGCTGACGCTTTCAGTGACAAGTGCTCTGGAGATGGATAGTGACCAGTGCACGTTTTGGACGGACAGCATGAATGTGCTGTGCTGGATCAAGGCACAGAGTAGAAGTTTTAAGCCCTTTGTAGCAAATCGTATTGGGGATATACAGTCGGCCTCGAATCCAAAGCAGTGGCACCATGTGCCTACAGAAATCAACCCTGCTGATATGATATCCAGAGGAGTGATGGTTTCACAGTTACAGAAAGACAGTGTCTGGTGGAGTGGGCCGCACTTTCTTACATTGGATGATTCACAGTGGCCGAATCAGAAAGTTGAAAAACAGGACTCTGACAAGGAAAGAAGTTAA
- the LOC128174686 gene encoding uncharacterized protein LOC128174686: MSIKDRFKGELNAEEVEEAEIQIIRTAQKCEFHCEYRLLKQNKPLHQSSKLLSLNPGTDEDGLLLCDGRLKYAEYLPYDVRYPVILPRNNRVTTLIIKYHHEKGKHVTGTNHTLSMISSRFWIISAREAIRKWERQCNKCCRNKARPAEQLMGPLPSIRTKQPLHAFSRTAVDYGGPFTTKQGRGKRRDKRYLCLFTCVMSRAVHLEVAFGLDTDSFLNAFYRMVSRRGLSSVKVPFLGQIPYYGLHSGAVEHLTSSITIATPMTSSITMGTPTSSVPYVNP, translated from the coding sequence ATGAGCATCAAGGACAGATTTAAAGGTGAATTGAATGCTGAAGAAGTTGAAGAGGCGGAAATTCAAATCATTAGAACAGCCCAAAAATGTGAGTTTCATTGTGAATACAGATTGTTGAAACAGAACAAACCTCTTCACCAGAGCAGCAAGTTATTGAGTCTAAACCCTGGAACTGATGAAGACGGACTCCTGCTGTGTGATGGACGTTTGAAATATGCAGAATATTTACCATATGATGTTCGATACCCTGTCATTCTCCCTAGAAACAATCGTGTCACTACACTTATTATCAAGTATCACCACGAAAAAGGAAAACATGTGACAGGAACAAATCACACACTTTCTATGATCTCATCACGGTTTTGGATAATATCCGCACGAGAAGCAATACGGAAGTGGGAACGACAATGCAACAAATGTTGCCGCAACAAAGCCAGACCAGCAGAACAACTGATGGGTCCCCTTCCATCAATTCGTACAAAGCAACCATTACACGCATTTTCCCGAACAGCGGTTGATTATGGAGGACCTTTCACTACGAAGCAGGGACGCGGAAAACGGCGAGATAAGAGATATCTATGTCTCTTCACGTGCGTGATGTCAAGAGCAGTGCATCTAGAAGTTGCCTTCGGACTTGATACAGATTCGTTCCTCAACGCATTTTACCGGATGGTTAGCCGAAGAGGTCTAAGTAGTGTAAAAGTACCCTTTCTGGGCCAGATACCTTACTATGGGCTCCACAGTGGAGCTGTGGAGCATCTGACGTCATCCATAACCATAGCAACACCAATGACGTCATCCATAACCATGGGAACCCCAACATCATCCGTTCCATATGTTAACCCCTAG